AGCTGAGCGCAGTGGCCACATAGCAGCGGTGGATGGACACTACATGTACGTTTGGGGAGGATATAAGGTAAGCAAGTATGACAGTCATTCTGAATAGACTTTTGTTTATATGATAGTGTATCTAAATCATTTAATTTGGAACTATACCATTTTAATCAATGATTGAAACAATGATCAATGAGTCTTCAATCAATTATAGTTTTTATTGGAAGATTTGCTGTCAACTTTGACCTATGAATACCATTTGCCACAGTCCACTTTGCCAGATATAACACAGCCGAACTCCCAGCCAACATGTTTACAGATTATGTAATTCCATTGACTTCCCTCGTTTGTCTTGTCATTAGAATTCCCAGACCACTGGCTTCTTTGACTTATACTTGCCAAGGAATGAAATCTGGATCTACAACATGGAGACAGAACGATGGTAATAATGATTTTAAAATATACTTTTGTTAGTGTCTAGCGTGTCTCAAATGATatggctccctatatagtgccctacttttgaccagagcccttataTCTACTGGCTGTATTTGCAGGAAGAAGCAGATGACTGCGGGTAACCTGCATACCTCCATGTCTGGCAgctgtggagtgtgtgtggatgGCGTCCTCTATCTGTTTGGAGGCCACCATGCCAGGGGAAACACTGACCGGGTGAGAATATAGCGTGTGTGCATGTACGTGGACTCTGTTATGTCTTGTAGAATCTTGGCACCTAAGGTTGTGTTCAGTCCCTCCCTTTTCAGAAACTGTGTTTACAAAAATATTTTATGTGCTGCATGCTAAGAACTATGTTTTCGATATTTTTTTGGTTAAAATCCCCACTTTCAGCATCGGATGTTAATTCAGCACGGcaggatttatttatttatctacctcAGAAGCCTGTTTTCCAACAAACCATTTAAATGTTAATGTCCGTTACGTAACTTATGATGTTGTACCTTTTTTGATTTCATACCATCGCAACGTTGTCCCTGTTCTGCTCCGTGGCCTTCAGGTCTTCCGGCTCCCCCTCCGAACACCGGCCCTCTGCTGGGAGGAGATGAAGGATCTCAAGGGCCTGGCCCCGTCCTGCAAGGACAAACTAGGCTGCTGGGTCCACAAGAACAGGTGAGGTGGCCCATTGGCAGGCAGTGAGTTAGATTATAGAACAGGTGAGGTGGCCCATTGGCAGGCAGTGAGTTAGATTATAGAACAGGTGAGGTGGCCCATTGGCAGGCAGTGAGTTAGATTATAGAACAGGTGAGGTGGCCCATTGGCAGGCAGTGAGTTTGATTATAGAACAGGTGAGGTGGCCCATTGGCAGGCAGTGAGTTAGATTATAGAACAGGTGAGGTGGCCCATTGGCAGGCAGTGAGTTAGATTATAGAACAGGTGAGGTGGCCCATTGGCAGGTAGTGAGTTAGATTATAGAACAGGTGAGGTGGCCCATTGGCAGGCAGTGAGTTAGATTATAGAACAGGTGAGGTGGCCCATTGGCAGGCAGTGAGTTAGATTATAGAACAGGTGAGGTGGCCCATTGGCAGGCAGTGAGTTAGATTATAGAACAGGTGAGGTGGCCCATTGGCAGGCAGTAAATTAGATTATAGAACAGGGGAGGTGGCCCATTGGCAGGCAGTAAATTAGATTATAGAACAGGGGAGGTGGCCCATTGGCAGGCAGTGAGTTAGATTATAGAACAGGGGAGGTGGCCCATTGGCAGGCAGTGAGTTAGATTACAGGTCTAACTCATTGCACCATTACATATTGTTGTTGCGCCATTACATATTGCCTCTAAAGAAAGAGATGTTTATTTTGATGTTTCTCAGTGAACTGCTCTGTGTGTCGACAGGCTAGTATTCTTCGGGGGCTACGGCTATATGGCACAAGGAGCTCACCGAGGGACATTTGAATATGATGAAACTTCATTCATGGTATGGTCAATTAATTCTACAACTCTGCAACTGCTTTTTAATGGCAGTATGAAAACAATGGTCTGTTTAGTCTATTAGTCTGCAGCAAAGGGAGTCGTCAGTAAGGGTAAATCCttggtcgtgttcattaggcacccaacggaagaaaatggactgaaacagggagggacaacctggacttgtccaataagagtTGCCAATTTTGGTGTTTTGTAGAAAAATGTTTTCTGTTGCAtggcctaatgaacacaaccccttCACTGTGTGTTGTAACAGGGAGATAATCCGGGGCGGGGCTGGAACAACCACATTCACATCTTAGACCTGGAGAAGTCCACTTGGAGCCAGCCAGTCACCAAGGTAACGCCGTTCCCATAAATCCTGTCACGTTACGACTttgtgttggaagccattttgtacaGCTGTCTCAGTGGGAGCCCCattctcacctctcctttccctccctctctcctggcgAAAGGGCAACGCCCCCTCTCCCCGGGCAGCGCATGCCTGTGCCAAGGTGGGCAACCGAGGCTACGTGTTTGGGGGGCGTTACAGGGTAAGTAGGAATGTTCTTTGAAAATAGAGTTTACTCAAGTTCCTGCTGAGTTTATGGTCATGCTGTCTAATGTAAAACAATATCACTGGCCTGTAGACAGAGATTTAGGTCTTCACGATGTTAATTTATATGATTTACATATTGTTATGCCTTGTTACATCATAGATTATAAAGGATATTGTGTTCTAAATGTTTGATGCTCTTCCTCCATATGAGTAAGGCTTGACTCTTTCGCAACAGGATTACCGCCTGAACGACATGTACTACATCGACATGGACTCCTGGGAGTGGCATGAAATGTACGCTATGGCAACTTATCCAAAATGTCTTCATGCATGTTATAGCGTTATACGCATCCATTTTTTTTATGGGAGGATGCTGTGTTCTTACCCATGGATGTCCCTGTGTGTTCACCATGATGGTACTAACAACTCTCAACCctatccccctccacctccctatgctcccctctacctctcctggtcCCATCTCCACCGCCACCTCTCCCTGTCCCATcgccacctccacctctcccggtcccatctccacctccacctctcccggtcccatctccacctccacctctcccggtcccatctccacctctcccggtcccatctccacctccacctctcccggtcccatctccacctccacctctcccggTCCCATCTCCACCGCCACCTCTTCCGGTCccacctcccctctacctctcccgggcccatctctacctctcccgggcccatctctacctctcccgggcccatctctacctctcccgggcccatctctacctctcccgggcccatctctacctctcccgggcccatctctacctctcccgggcccatctctacctctcccgggcccatctctacctctcccggcccccatctctctacctctcccggGCCCACCTCTCCCGGGCccatctccccccacctctcccgatcccacctcccctccacctctcccgatcccacctcccctccacctctcccggTCCCACCTCCACCTCCGGTCCACCTCTCCCGgtcccacctccctccacctctcccggtcccacctcccctccatctctcccggTCCCATCTCCCTtccacctcccctccacctctcccggtcccacctcccctccacctctcccggtcccacctcccctccatctctcccggTCCCATCTCCCTtccacctcccctccacctctcccggtcccacctcccctccacctctcccggtcccacctcccctccacctctcccggtcccatctccacctctccttggCCTTCTGCAGGAGTGTTCCTCAGCAGGGTCCTGTGGGACGCTCATGGCACTCCTTAACTCCTGTGTCACCTGACCACATATTCCTGTTCGGAGGCTTCACAACTTCCCGAGAGACGCTCAGTGAGTGAAGAATATTTCATTTTCCTTAAGAGTCCATGGCTCGACCACAATGAAGTCCTCTATCTATTTTTCATGTATACAGGTGATGCTTGGCTGTACTGTGTCAGCAAGAACGAGTGGCAGCAGTTCAAGCACAATCACACAGAGAGCCCCAGGTAATATCTCCATAGAGATCAATGAGTCTATAAAAACTATCTTCATGACAATATCACCAAATAAGTGGTTAGGAAAAGAAGCTGCGTGTCTCACTGTGTACATTGTTTGTGTTATGAGTCAGTGGTGATTTTCcgctgattttgtgtgtgtgtgtcaggctctGGCACACTGCCTGTTCCGGTCCTGGCGGGGAGGTGTTTGTTTTCGGTGGCTGTGCCAACAACCTACTGTCCCATCAGCGAGCAGTGAGTACGGTTAGAACACAACACTGAGTCAAACTACTAGACCTTTCTTGGTGTCACTtgaaattagaaaaaaaaaaagaatgatAACCAGTTTTACTACCAAGTATAGTTTGAATGCATGGATATTCTTCCATTTCCTTTTCAACAGGCTCACAGCAAAGAGTTGCTGGTCTTCACAGTTCAACCCAAGTCACTTGTTCGGTGAGTAGAAACAGAACCCAGACAATATGGCCCATACACCGAAATACTGTTTTTCACTGCATGcattaatgaacacaacccaaaGTCCAGGTCCCTGTTTCAGTCAGTTTCCTTCTGCCTAATGAACACGTCAACTCTTGATACAATACATCTTGTGGTCAACTTAAAACTTACCTTCCCATGTGAACTGGGAAGTTAAATATTGCCTGATTTTTGTTTTAGGTTCTGTATGGAAGCAGCGCTGCAGCACAGAGAGTTGCTATCTGGGTCCTGGGACTGCCTGCCTAAACATCTGCTGCACACTCTCAGACAGAGGATGGGAGGCATCAACGCCCTGGGCTCATAAGAGCCATATACCACCACGTTCTTTGGGGTTGTAGGGTTGAGTGTGTTTGAGATGGTTGACTGCCACGGCCGTGCTGCTAGCTGAACGAAGAGGACAGCTCACCTGATCTTGTCACCAAGTGTCATGAGGAGTGGGTCGAGAAAAACAAAGTAAATTCGTGTAAATCATTTAGAGAAATGGAGGCTTTTGTAGGGACTAGTGTTGGCAAATCCCTTAGGCCAGTCAATCAGCAAACATTGCAATGTTATTTATCCTAATTCTGAGTGCTTACTTTTAtgatgtatatattgtattgcaTATATATGTGTGGATTTGGTGTgcctgtgtttaaaaaaaaaaaagtatattttttttaagtaaaaGTATCATGTATTCAATCCTGCTGGAGAAGTGGCATACCTTAGACCATGTTAGTCAAAAGAGGCTCATGTAGCATTTTGTCTGTTTTAATCAGGTAATACCAATTACATTGGAGCCACATTGCACTGAATTTCATTATCAAGACATTACTTGTTTGGTATTATTCTTGTCTGATCTGCACAGCTTTCCCTTGACATTTTTATTATAAAAtatattgtaaaaaaataaaaaacatttaaaatgtttaatttTGAATTAAGAAAATAAACCAGACAAATATGCCAGATCCGATTCTGATCTTTTACGTACACACATTATCTTGAATGATAAATGTAAAAATCTGTGAAACAACTGAGGGAAATGTAGGCTATTCCTGTCATCCATATATTCATTTGCATATTATCGGTCAATTGAAGCCATCAATTAAGTCAGCATCGTCTTATTAAGGGATGGGTTGACTCATAGTCTCTGGTTTTCCTTTGCATCATGATACTGTCCAGATGGGAAGAAATCCCATGACCAATTCATTCTATTTAATTATTTGGCTGCCAGCAGATTAGGTGTTGATACTTTAACATTGCCGTGGATGTTTCTAGATAAATCCATATCCTGAAACGAGCGATAAAAGGATGTGAAAACCAGAGCTCGTTTTTCACACTCATGGATGGTTAGTGATAAGTGACTAAGCAGTCATTCATATGGCCTGGGTGCTTGCTTAAATATTCCAGACAGCCAGAATAAGACTGAAGCAAATTTGTGTgatttactatatatatatatatatatacagttgaagtcggaagtttacatacaacttagccaaatacatttaaacaccagtttttcacaattcttgacatttaatcctgtcataggtcagttaggatcaccacttagtTTTAATGTCAATCTGTCAGAATAAGAgttgagtgatttatttcagcttttatttatttcatcacattcccagtgggtcagaagtttacatacactcaattagtatttggtagtattgcccttaaaatggtttaacttgggtcaaacgtttcggatagccttccacaggcttaccacaataaattgggtgaattttggcccattcctcctgacagagctggtgtaactgagtcaggtttgtaggcctccttgctcacacacactttttcagttctgcccacaaatttcctataggattgagctcagggctttgtgatggccactccaataccttgactttgttgtccttaagccattttgccacaactttggaagtatgcttggggtcattgttaatttggaagacccatttgtgaccaagctttaacttcctgactgatgtcttgagatgttgcttcaatatataggaacaggacatgtttgtcctctacaCATAGAAGACAAATTGTGCAAGCTACTTTTATGTCTGTTATAGATTATGTGGATATTATTTACATGCTACAGCATCAACACTTAAACCACTGGATGCTACTTATCATTGCGCACTTATATTTATTACAGGTGCTAGCTACAGAACTCACCGCTGTGTTTTATATCAAAATGTGGGTTGGACTTCGCTGTCCATGAGACGAGAACAACATGCTCTCGTGTTTGTCTATAAAGCACTTCTGAATAAACTACCTTCTGATTTATCATCACTCCTCAACATTATAATTATAATTCATGGAAACAGATCTCAAACATGGATTACACTTGAGGCCCATGCAATTTCCAGAGTTGGTTATCGCTGTCTTTTCCTGTTATGCTCCTTGCCTATGGAATAGCCTGCAGACTAAACTTAAACTTGAGACTCTTGTCCCCCTGTTGCCCATTTTAAAAATTGATTGGATAATTTTTATTTTTCTATTGCTTGTAACTGTTTCAGGTAATGCAAGTTCTTgtgctgttaggggaataacctgttagaggaataacctgttagggaaataacctgttagtagaataacctgttaggggaataatctgttagtagaataacctgttaggggaataacctgttaggggaataacctgttagtagaataacctgttaggggaataacctgttaggggaataacctgttaggggaataacctgttaggggaataacctgtttggggaataacctgttagaggaataacctgttagtagaataacctgttagtagaataacctgttaggggaataacctgttaggggaattagtagaataacctgttaggggaataacctgtgtgTAAATGTAACAATCTGCTGCTGTATTTTTTGTGTTATCTGTGATGGTTTAGTGTAGTTTCTTAATCATTGTACCTGAACTGTATATGTAAACATGTATAAGCAGGGCCCAGCtttaaaagagaccttggtctcagtctgtGCTCCTTGTGAAATAAAGGTATGATAatcatatccacataatttcccctcctcatgatggcatccattttgtgaagtgcatcagtcccctctgcagcaaagcaccccacaacatgatgctaccacccccgtgcttcacggttgggatggtgttctttggcttgcaagcccccccaccccccattttcctccaaacataactatggtcattatggacaaacattttcatcagaccagaggacatttctccaaaaagtacaatctttgtccccatgtgcagttgcaaaccatagtctggctttttaatggcggttttggagccgtggcttcttccttgctcagtGGCCTTTCAGatgatgtcgatataggactaattttactgtggatatagatacttttttttttagatacccgtttcctccatcttcacaaagtcctttgatgttgttctgagattgatttgcacttttcccaccaaagtacgttcatctctaggagacagaatgtgtctccttcctgagcggaatgacgactgcgtggtcccatggtgtttatacttgcatactattgtttgtacagatgaacgtggtaccttcaggcgtttggaaattgctcccaatgatgaaccagacttgtgaaggtttacacattcttttctgaggtcttggctgaattcTTTTGCTTTTCCCaagatgttaagcaaagaggcactgagtttgaaggtaggccttgaaatacatccacatccacaatacctccaattgactcaaattatatcaattagcctatcagaaccttctaaagccatgacataattttctggaattttccaagctgtttaaaggcacagtcaacttagtgtatgtaaacttctgacccactggaattgtgatacagtgaataataagtgaaataatctgtctgtaaactattgttggaaagatcacttgtgtcatgcacacagtagatgtcctaaccgacttgccaaaactatagtttgaaatgtgtacaagaaatgtgtggagtggttgaaaaactagtttttatgactccaacctaagtatatgtaaacttccgacttcaactgtgtgtgtgtgtgtgtatatactgaacaaaaatataaaatatgaatATAAACacatggtcccatgtttcataaactgaaataaaatagCCCAGAATTAGCCCAAAAACGGattcaacagcatgatcattacacaggtgcaccttgtgctggggacaaaaggccactaaaatggtcagttttgtcacacaatgccacagatgtctttaGTTTTGAGGGTGTGtacaattgtcatgctgactgcagcaaggtccatcagagctgttgccggAGAATGTCATGTTTATTTTTATACCGTAAGCCACCTctaacattgttttagagaatttggcagtatgtccaaccggcctaaCAACCGTAGACCATGCCAGCCCGGgatccacatccggcttcttcacctcctGAAacctaggaatatttatgtctgtaataaagcccttatGTGGGGAAAAAACgttttctgattggctgggcctgactcTCCGGTTGTTCGGGCCTAGCTCCCAACTGGGTAGGGTCTATGCCCACCCAATTGTTGCaaattgcgtttatatttttgttctaaaTAGATAGCCAGCCACTGTAACGCCTCAATCACATCGATTGTGTTTTTAGCAATTGCAATTTGGGACATCAGAAGTACATTaatttccaatggaacgctgcGTGTGCCTTTGCACTATTGCGTTTACAGAGGACTAATCTGTACGTTCTGTGTACGTTGGATGTGTCTAACATATGCGTAGACGGTTTGACAAAGATGGTAGCAGAATGTTAttaatgttgaacttttgttgcacacatatccaaATTGTGCCGcgtaccatttaaaaaaaaaaaaatccctcgCAAATGTCGGTGTGATCGAGGCGTAACCATTGTAACGAGACAAATGTATTGTTTTCAATCATCCACCTTTTAGGTCCGAGAGTTGAGGGTGCGGTGTGCCTGGTTACCGGATAACATGGCTACCTAGAGCAGCGAGGcggtttttttttctctctctctctctctctccagcctttCAATCTTGGGGGGAGCTATCTCGATCAGCCAACTAGCAATCTTTTTTCCACAACACGGCTGTTCCATGAAATTATCGCAATGTTTTATTTAAATATAGGACTAGTATGGCTAATCTACTTCTGTGCAGTGAACACTTTGAAGAATGGATAGTACGTTACTAGCTGTCGTTAGCTAACCTTACATTGGCTAGGAAATATCGTGGCATGTTAAATTCTGTTCCAGGCAACTTTTCATATTCTCATATATTTATacagctaacgttagatagctGCTAGCTAAagctgcatgttttttttttgtttaattATTACAAGAGTCACGTTAGCTGTATGTCTAAACTCTGTTTTGTTATGCAGATTACAAGATAATCAACAAAATTGGAGAAGGGACATTTTCAGAAGTGGTGAAGGCTCAAAGCCTGAAAGATGGGAAATATTATGCGTGTAAAACGATGAAGCAGTCACTCAGCAGGTAACTAACTATCAGGTGTGCTGTCTTAATTGTTCTGCCTGCTGTTTGCCTTGAGCTGCTCTacgtcctctgtgtgtgtggaccctTGCCTTGAAACTTGAGCTAGCAGGATGACACCCCTGCCTATCCAACTGGAAGTCACTGTCAACATACCCTGACTGTGACCTTGAGTTCGGCTAGGGACAATGTTGCTTTTTAGAACAGATTTTTCTAAGCCTGTACATTAACGTTTAACCTGTATACCTAACTACTCTCAATTTTGTGAATTGTCTTTGAAAATAAGtcctgacatgatgatacatgTTCTCTACAATACAACACGTGTTGGTGGTTATCAGTCAGTTAAAGAGTTAATAACAGGTTTCGCCACATGGTTTTATTGTTTGTTGCTCAGCCTGGAACAGGCCAACAACCTGCGAGAAGTCCAGGCCATGAAAAGACTAAACCCTCACCCAAACATCATTCAGCTGCATGAATTGATATTGTGAGTACAATGTTTGTCCCTGTCTTTTGAATTGTTTGTGCGAAGCCTCAACTGAACAACAACATGATCATTTTTGTCTGATTCATTCAATGTGTTACAGTGACAAAGAGTCAGGGACTCTGTCCTTGATATGTGAGCTGATG
This sequence is a window from Oncorhynchus gorbuscha isolate QuinsamMale2020 ecotype Even-year linkage group LG17, OgorEven_v1.0, whole genome shotgun sequence. Protein-coding genes within it:
- the klhdc2 gene encoding kelch domain-containing protein 2; the protein is MAEMEEDIPDPLPVEEDEELERDEEEGEFDWVVDEADELDDEDVVVLDTEAEPFELEQPAERSGHIAAVDGHYMYVWGGYKNSQTTGFFDLYLPRNEIWIYNMETERWKKQMTAGNLHTSMSGSCGVCVDGVLYLFGGHHARGNTDRVFRLPLRTPALCWEEMKDLKGLAPSCKDKLGCWVHKNRLVFFGGYGYMAQGAHRGTFEYDETSFMGDNPGRGWNNHIHILDLEKSTWSQPVTKGNAPSPRAAHACAKVGNRGYVFGGRYRDYRLNDMYYIDMDSWEWHEMSVPQQGPVGRSWHSLTPVSPDHIFLFGGFTTSRETLSDAWLYCVSKNEWQQFKHNHTESPRLWHTACSGPGGEVFVFGGCANNLLSHQRAAHSKELLVFTVQPKSLVRFCMEAALQHRELLSGSWDCLPKHLLHTLRQRMGGINALGS